A single window of Leptospira wolffii serovar Khorat str. Khorat-H2 DNA harbors:
- a CDS encoding NAD(P)H-dependent glycerol-3-phosphate dehydrogenase codes for MQIGVIGSGSFGTSLGVLLADKGYDVTIWGRNPDLIAGINRDHKNEKYLPGIELPKNLKATLELKEAVQDKEMIVSAPPSHAITDILREIKSYLPEKAPIVSASKGIENGSLRLVSEIFEAELPGKFHSRLSYLSGPSFAKELVKRVPTIVSIASKNEATARKVQEIFSFTYFRTYWTPDVVGVEVGGSLKNVIAIAAGVSDGLGFGQNTRAALITRGLTEISRLGVKLGADPLTFLGPSGMGDLILTCCGEASRNRTVGFKLGKGESLEAILGGMNEVAEGVKTAKSGHELSQKLGIEMAITTEVYKMLYEHKNPKDVVRDLMGRDLKREGL; via the coding sequence ATGCAAATAGGAGTCATCGGATCGGGAAGTTTCGGAACTTCTTTAGGGGTTTTACTCGCAGATAAAGGATACGACGTTACGATTTGGGGAAGGAACCCCGATTTAATCGCCGGAATCAACCGGGACCATAAGAACGAAAAATACCTTCCCGGAATAGAACTTCCTAAGAATTTAAAGGCTACCTTGGAACTGAAAGAAGCGGTCCAAGACAAGGAAATGATCGTATCCGCTCCTCCCTCCCATGCGATTACAGATATTTTGAGAGAAATCAAATCCTACCTTCCGGAAAAGGCACCAATCGTTTCCGCAAGTAAGGGGATCGAAAACGGGTCCCTTCGCTTGGTTTCGGAAATTTTCGAAGCGGAACTTCCGGGAAAATTCCATAGTAGACTCTCCTATCTTTCCGGTCCTAGCTTTGCGAAAGAATTGGTAAAACGAGTCCCGACCATCGTTAGCATCGCTTCCAAGAACGAAGCTACGGCTCGTAAAGTACAGGAGATATTCAGCTTCACTTACTTCAGAACCTATTGGACTCCGGACGTAGTCGGAGTGGAAGTGGGCGGATCCTTAAAGAACGTTATCGCAATCGCCGCGGGAGTTTCGGACGGTTTAGGGTTCGGACAGAATACCCGCGCCGCATTAATTACTAGAGGATTGACCGAAATCTCCAGATTGGGGGTCAAATTAGGCGCGGATCCTCTTACTTTTTTAGGGCCGTCCGGTATGGGGGATTTGATCCTGACTTGTTGCGGAGAAGCTTCCAGAAACAGAACGGTCGGTTTCAAACTGGGAAAGGGAGAAAGTCTGGAGGCCATACTCGGTGGCATGAACGAGGTTGCGGAGGGAGTTAAGACTGCGAAAAGCGGGCACGAATTATCCCAGAAGTTAGGGATCGAAATGGCGATTACCACGGAAGTCTATAAAATGCTTTACGAGCATAAGAATCCGAAGGACGTTGTTAGAGATCTGATGGGTCGGGATCTGAAGCGCGAAGGGCTTTAA
- a CDS encoding tetratricopeptide repeat protein, protein MDGNTVLNKESEFKSFPEGLNSGQKSEFALLAGEYLLLNKDSVRFSNLMQLLKQDKELGFAEVLLAYFQDVYFSRKGNGESLLKSWNAPAGDSYQKELADSARNVLLHKKHSEKIKCSPKKQYYSLCRALRLEGYLADIKPGEQNHEKEYTNLQRILSPFPGISDQEEKELKHIPFLSNILPGVSDHLAELGLARDAIHFSKIGIVAENLGGRMIAHSYEKLAYYYLVDGDPNSAEKVLKYIIDRQGEIAPSYKNSLYLKLGTLAYLQGDSSRALDYYLNLDFLHWSSRILHPFLGDPISINSARDLVSVAVWKSKNSHKAVDALQSVSTPKNLTEDDLFTKLRIIQILSEDEPEVASKLAMDLSFLAQSKGWRRVEYSATLLHGFLQLKTNNLRKAIIEFTKAGGILKETDPSYKEEWIRLNGLFLSHRESSNLRGVKGFLDQAIRISSAGYSDDKVYEMKSYLPPLFGTKNLENAAVDFYTRHGYNSDLLSLFVHGEENSEYQEDDSLSDLAIARTHIRILRYKGFYPPGREPWKSSWSEIRSKEAARIREEADPLRNLNLRRISHPLLAVFVRDKRIFLFSKDGDSADLEVKELNTDSPTSYSAQSAYRSALDSFSKKDKIQIYLNASGVEAAEYLRKEFPDSDIKLFRRFDRREENDTAKKIYGPSCENLFPKHSSEGEGKFAWQSFPLPYYDGSKLLQAKSSLLIWNLKVSSKSPNGLRDYEWSCGNESISFRKAKRRLDYRNLPDRMAFTKDSLSGTGWGDKSEDFLDWARYWLSAGTSRLYYVKSWNPESESDINLMERLASENGDANFGNRVLKMVRNAE, encoded by the coding sequence ATGGACGGAAATACCGTTCTAAATAAGGAAAGCGAATTCAAATCCTTTCCGGAAGGTTTAAATTCGGGCCAAAAATCCGAATTCGCTCTTCTTGCCGGAGAGTATCTTCTTCTCAATAAGGATTCCGTAAGATTCTCGAATCTGATGCAACTCCTCAAACAGGACAAAGAGCTGGGATTCGCAGAAGTTCTACTAGCGTATTTCCAAGACGTGTATTTCTCCCGGAAAGGAAACGGAGAAAGTTTATTAAAATCCTGGAATGCTCCCGCGGGAGATTCTTACCAGAAGGAGTTGGCGGATTCCGCACGGAACGTTCTTCTCCATAAAAAGCATTCCGAAAAGATCAAATGTTCTCCGAAAAAGCAATACTATTCCCTGTGTAGGGCCTTAAGGTTGGAAGGTTATCTTGCGGATATAAAGCCAGGCGAACAGAACCACGAAAAAGAATACACGAACCTGCAAAGAATTCTTTCTCCTTTTCCCGGAATTTCCGATCAGGAAGAAAAGGAACTGAAACATATTCCGTTCCTCTCCAATATTCTTCCCGGAGTATCCGATCATTTGGCCGAGTTAGGCTTGGCGAGAGATGCGATCCATTTTTCCAAGATAGGGATCGTCGCGGAAAATTTAGGCGGAAGAATGATAGCCCATTCTTATGAGAAACTCGCCTATTACTATCTCGTGGACGGGGATCCGAATTCCGCGGAAAAGGTTTTAAAATACATCATAGATCGGCAGGGAGAGATCGCCCCTTCTTATAAGAATTCTTTGTATTTGAAATTGGGAACCTTGGCGTATTTGCAAGGGGATTCTTCTCGTGCTCTGGATTATTATTTAAATCTGGATTTTTTACATTGGTCTTCCAGAATTCTTCATCCTTTTCTGGGCGATCCGATTTCCATCAATAGCGCCAGAGATCTTGTCTCCGTAGCCGTCTGGAAATCCAAGAATTCTCATAAGGCAGTGGATGCGCTTCAGTCGGTAAGCACACCTAAGAATCTGACAGAGGACGACCTATTTACGAAACTCCGGATTATCCAAATTCTATCCGAGGACGAGCCGGAAGTTGCGTCCAAACTCGCGATGGATCTTAGCTTTCTCGCCCAAAGCAAGGGTTGGAGAAGGGTGGAATATTCGGCGACCTTGCTCCACGGTTTTCTTCAATTAAAGACTAATAATTTACGAAAGGCAATTATAGAATTTACTAAGGCCGGGGGGATCCTGAAGGAAACGGACCCTTCCTATAAGGAAGAATGGATCCGCCTCAACGGTCTGTTTCTATCCCACAGAGAGTCCAGTAATCTAAGGGGAGTAAAAGGATTCTTGGACCAAGCGATCCGCATTTCTTCCGCCGGATATTCGGATGACAAGGTCTACGAGATGAAGAGCTATCTTCCTCCTCTATTCGGCACCAAGAATCTGGAAAACGCCGCCGTGGATTTTTATACCAGACACGGATACAATTCCGATTTATTATCCCTTTTCGTTCATGGAGAGGAAAATTCCGAATACCAGGAAGATGATTCTCTTTCCGATCTTGCGATCGCCCGCACTCATATTAGAATATTAAGATACAAGGGTTTCTATCCGCCCGGAAGGGAACCTTGGAAATCCTCCTGGTCGGAAATCCGTTCCAAAGAGGCCGCAAGAATTCGAGAAGAAGCGGATCCCCTCCGGAATCTGAATTTAAGAAGAATTTCCCATCCTCTTCTCGCGGTTTTCGTAAGGGACAAGAGAATCTTTCTTTTTTCCAAAGACGGAGATTCTGCCGATCTGGAGGTGAAGGAATTGAATACGGACAGTCCAACGAGTTATTCCGCTCAATCGGCTTATCGATCGGCCCTTGATTCCTTTTCCAAAAAAGATAAAATCCAGATTTACCTGAACGCGTCCGGAGTGGAAGCGGCGGAATATCTCAGGAAAGAATTTCCCGATTCGGATATTAAGTTATTCCGTAGATTCGATAGAAGAGAAGAGAACGACACCGCGAAGAAAATCTACGGGCCTTCCTGTGAGAATCTGTTTCCTAAGCATTCTTCGGAAGGAGAAGGGAAATTCGCCTGGCAATCCTTTCCTTTACCTTATTACGACGGATCTAAACTTTTACAGGCAAAGTCCTCTTTGCTGATTTGGAATCTGAAAGTTTCCTCCAAGTCACCGAACGGTCTTAGGGATTACGAATGGTCTTGCGGTAACGAGTCCATTTCCTTTCGAAAGGCGAAACGCAGGCTCGATTATAGGAATCTTCCGGATCGAATGGCATTTACCAAAGATTCCTTGAGCGGCACGGGTTGGGGAGACAAGTCGGAGGACTTTTTGGACTGGGCTAGATACTGGCTCTCCGCGGGAACCTCTCGCCTATACTATGTTAAAAGTTGGAACCCGGAATCCGAATCCGACATAAACTTAATGGAGAGATTGGCTTCCGAAAATGGGGATGCCAATTTCGGAAATAGAGTATTAAAAATGGTGAGAAACGCGGAATAA
- a CDS encoding hemolysin family protein, which produces MDVIGFFVILLLIFANGFFVSAEFALVSIRPSRLEEMIRDNRPLAVLTKKASTMLNDMLSVCQVGITIASLLLGWVGEGYLSSWIEPIFHFAGYPDSDLTVHGVAVAISFALITFLHILLGELLPKTVAIQKTENIALVTSIPIFFFYYAFYPITFFLNGMTTLILKVIGFKEDAHRIIHSPEELMILIQEQNKQGNIDQEEFQIIQNTFQFSEHLAKDVMTHRLSIVGIPADTQMDGVLTVIAEHHFSRYPVYEGTTDKIVGIIHVQSYLAWLSEPKRNKKSKVTAIMQDPIVVPEGMSIEKVLQKLRVAKQHMAIVIDEYGGVSGLLTLEDIVEEVFGQIRDETDDHETDPVPSHSPDVFDIDGETELDELKEILTGIQEEDLNDIRTIAGFILDKLEDMPKEGTEIRIPEGTLTVEKMDGNKIMKVRFTRLSRPSSFAI; this is translated from the coding sequence ATGGACGTAATCGGATTCTTCGTCATTCTTTTACTTATATTTGCTAACGGGTTTTTCGTATCTGCGGAATTCGCTTTGGTTTCGATCCGTCCTTCCAGATTGGAAGAAATGATCCGAGACAATCGCCCCTTGGCAGTCCTGACCAAAAAAGCGTCCACCATGCTAAACGATATGCTTTCCGTATGTCAGGTGGGGATCACTATCGCGAGTCTACTTTTAGGTTGGGTGGGAGAAGGATATCTCTCTAGTTGGATAGAACCCATTTTTCATTTTGCGGGATATCCGGATTCCGATCTGACAGTACACGGCGTTGCAGTCGCAATATCTTTTGCTTTAATCACTTTTTTGCATATACTTTTGGGAGAATTGCTTCCTAAAACCGTGGCAATCCAAAAGACCGAGAATATAGCTCTGGTTACCAGTATTCCTATATTCTTCTTTTATTATGCGTTTTATCCCATTACGTTCTTTTTGAACGGAATGACTACTTTGATTCTGAAAGTCATCGGTTTCAAGGAAGACGCGCATCGCATCATTCATTCTCCCGAAGAATTGATGATTTTGATCCAGGAACAGAACAAGCAAGGTAATATCGATCAGGAAGAATTCCAGATCATCCAGAATACTTTTCAGTTCTCCGAGCATTTGGCCAAGGATGTGATGACTCACCGTCTGAGTATCGTCGGAATACCTGCGGATACGCAAATGGACGGCGTGTTGACGGTGATCGCAGAACACCATTTCTCTCGTTATCCCGTCTACGAAGGCACCACCGACAAAATCGTAGGGATCATTCACGTTCAGTCCTATTTGGCTTGGTTATCCGAACCTAAGAGGAACAAAAAATCCAAAGTCACTGCAATCATGCAGGATCCGATCGTGGTTCCGGAAGGAATGTCCATCGAAAAGGTCCTCCAAAAACTCAGGGTGGCCAAGCAACATATGGCCATCGTGATAGACGAATACGGCGGTGTTTCCGGTCTGCTTACCCTTGAGGATATCGTAGAAGAAGTCTTCGGTCAGATTCGGGACGAGACGGACGATCATGAGACGGACCCTGTGCCTTCTCATTCTCCGGACGTGTTCGATATTGACGGAGAGACCGAGCTGGACGAGCTGAAGGAAATTCTCACCGGTATACAGGAAGAGGACCTGAACGATATTCGAACCATCGCGGGATTTATTTTGGATAAATTGGAAGATATGCCTAAGGAAGGAACCGAGATCCGGATTCCGGAAGGAACTCTTACCGTCGAAAAGATGGACGGAAATAAGATTATGAAAGTGCGATTTACTCGTCTTTCCAGACCTTCTTCCTTTGCGATTTAA
- a CDS encoding phosphopantothenoylcysteine decarboxylase, translating into MDKKDILIAVSGSIAAFRACELVRNLVKDGYPVSVIMTENATKFIGPITFEALTGKKVQVDEYEQGMAHIDARNRAAVMAVVPATANIIAKMANGIADDLVTSTYLAAKCPILVAPAMNPNMFLHPATQRNLNRLKEDGVFILDPQEGVVVCGDEGYGKLADVAVMQKKILETYLKAAK; encoded by the coding sequence ATGGATAAGAAGGATATTCTGATCGCCGTTAGTGGGAGTATCGCCGCTTTCCGAGCCTGCGAACTTGTGAGAAATCTGGTAAAAGACGGCTATCCCGTTTCCGTGATCATGACGGAGAACGCTACGAAATTCATAGGGCCGATCACATTCGAGGCCTTGACCGGAAAAAAAGTCCAGGTGGACGAATACGAGCAAGGGATGGCGCATATTGATGCTCGTAACCGTGCCGCAGTCATGGCGGTGGTTCCGGCTACCGCAAACATCATCGCCAAAATGGCAAACGGAATCGCGGATGATCTTGTAACCTCCACCTATCTCGCCGCGAAATGTCCGATATTGGTGGCTCCGGCGATGAATCCGAATATGTTCCTACATCCTGCGACTCAGAGAAATTTGAACCGATTGAAAGAGGACGGCGTTTTTATTTTGGATCCGCAGGAGGGAGTAGTGGTCTGCGGAGACGAAGGTTACGGAAAGCTGGCGGACGTCGCAGTCATGCAAAAGAAGATTCTGGAAACGTATCTCAAGGCCGCCAAGTAA
- a CDS encoding phosphopantothenoylcysteine decarboxylase yields the protein MKYSKIIISSGPTREWIDPVRFISNASSGKMGFCLAEEALRRNIETVYIRGLTQAEYSEPKGAKILSVETTEEMKDAVLSEISDSSVLIMAAAPADFRPKLSNDSKIKKEEGSDTLVLELVKNPDILLAVDERIREKNIRNVLRIGFSAETHSLNENALSKLNRKSLDYIVGNYVGKDSKGFGDRDTSVMIYGKDGSLRELGPDSKERIATGILEYLGIFSS from the coding sequence ATGAAATATTCTAAAATTATAATAAGCTCCGGACCCACCAGGGAGTGGATCGATCCGGTCCGTTTTATCTCCAACGCTTCTTCCGGCAAGATGGGATTCTGCCTTGCGGAGGAAGCATTGCGTCGAAATATCGAAACCGTTTATATTCGAGGACTTACTCAGGCAGAATATTCCGAGCCCAAGGGAGCTAAGATTCTTTCCGTGGAGACTACGGAGGAAATGAAAGACGCCGTTTTATCCGAGATATCCGACTCCTCCGTTTTGATAATGGCTGCAGCACCTGCCGATTTTCGCCCCAAGCTTTCCAACGATTCCAAGATCAAAAAGGAAGAAGGTTCCGATACCCTGGTTTTGGAATTAGTCAAGAATCCGGACATTCTTCTTGCGGTTGACGAACGGATTCGAGAGAAGAATATTCGCAACGTCTTGAGGATCGGTTTTTCCGCCGAGACTCATTCCCTGAACGAAAACGCTTTAAGCAAATTGAATAGAAAGAGCCTCGATTATATCGTGGGGAATTACGTAGGTAAGGACTCGAAGGGTTTCGGGGATAGGGATACGAGTGTCATGATTTACGGAAAAGACGGATCCTTGCGTGAGTTGGGACCGGATTCCAAAGAAAGGATCGCTACCGGAATCCTGGAATATCTGGGAATATTTTCCTCTTAG
- a CDS encoding STAS domain-containing protein — translation MARTEFEGLFIETKRIPVGNKEVLVVVMNGKVTNTNAFEISRKINFVFDEGVYEIILDLSSLEYINSVGVATLLTLIKTVDQHNGKIVIGGLNHFLENAIRLMELPKKVAIYHTLDEAKAVFQ, via the coding sequence ATGGCAAGAACGGAATTCGAAGGCCTATTCATAGAAACAAAAAGAATCCCAGTAGGGAATAAGGAAGTCCTCGTCGTAGTCATGAACGGTAAGGTGACGAACACGAACGCCTTTGAGATTTCCAGAAAGATCAATTTCGTCTTCGACGAAGGGGTCTACGAAATCATTTTAGATCTTTCCTCTTTGGAATATATCAATAGCGTGGGAGTGGCGACTCTTCTCACGTTGATCAAAACGGTGGACCAACACAACGGTAAAATCGTAATCGGAGGACTGAACCATTTCTTGGAAAACGCGATCCGACTCATGGAACTCCCCAAGAAAGTGGCGATCTATCACACTCTGGACGAAGCTAAGGCCGTATTTCAATAG
- a CDS encoding homoserine dehydrogenase has protein sequence MQTIRVGLIGAGTVGSGVIQILAEESHRFEKEYGLSVQLHTVCTRTPSKISSHLKNFPKTKITEDFRSVTGNPEIDLVLELVGGTTVAEEIALEALKAKQTLITANKALLSEKGESIFRAAEETGTDIGFEAAVGGSIPIIRTIRNSMAGDRMIGLFGILNGTTNFILSKMETDGLDYKEALSLAQKKGFAEADPTFDVEGIDTAHKISLLGSLAFGEKIPLQSVTIEGITKITRLDIAFASELGYRIKLLGLVRKLDGKVEARVQPVMIPKHHAFASVMNETNAVYYKTAFAGPGLIVGKGAGALPTASAVVSDLLFYGLRRGKNLPTERNRFPKASISEANQTEARYYLRFNTLDQPGVLAEIAKDLGTNGVSISSVRQNESDSEPVEVVVVTHPCVEASISASLGRIDALDVILEPSVAIRLEDKL, from the coding sequence ATGCAAACGATTCGAGTCGGCTTAATTGGTGCTGGTACTGTCGGTTCCGGAGTAATACAAATTCTTGCGGAAGAATCGCATAGATTCGAAAAAGAATACGGCCTATCCGTACAACTTCATACTGTCTGCACAAGAACTCCATCCAAGATCTCCTCCCATTTGAAGAATTTTCCGAAGACCAAAATCACGGAAGATTTCCGGTCCGTAACGGGTAACCCCGAAATCGATCTCGTTTTGGAATTGGTGGGAGGCACCACCGTCGCGGAAGAAATCGCATTAGAGGCATTGAAGGCCAAACAGACTTTAATCACCGCCAATAAGGCTCTGCTCTCCGAAAAGGGAGAATCCATATTTAGGGCTGCGGAGGAGACCGGAACGGATATCGGTTTCGAGGCGGCAGTGGGAGGTTCTATCCCGATCATTCGGACCATACGAAATAGCATGGCAGGGGACAGAATGATCGGTCTCTTCGGAATCTTAAACGGCACAACCAATTTCATTCTTTCCAAAATGGAAACAGACGGCCTAGATTATAAAGAGGCATTATCTCTCGCGCAAAAAAAGGGTTTTGCGGAAGCGGATCCCACATTCGACGTGGAAGGAATCGATACGGCACATAAGATCAGCTTACTCGGCTCGTTAGCCTTCGGCGAGAAAATTCCTTTACAGAGTGTTACGATAGAGGGGATAACAAAGATTACGCGATTAGATATCGCGTTTGCCTCCGAATTAGGTTATAGAATCAAGTTATTGGGCCTTGTCCGCAAATTGGACGGAAAAGTGGAAGCAAGAGTGCAGCCGGTAATGATTCCGAAACACCATGCGTTTGCAAGCGTTATGAACGAGACCAATGCGGTATACTATAAGACCGCATTTGCAGGACCCGGCCTCATTGTAGGAAAAGGAGCGGGCGCCTTGCCTACCGCTTCCGCGGTCGTTTCCGATCTTCTTTTCTACGGACTCAGGAGAGGCAAAAATCTTCCTACGGAAAGAAATCGATTCCCTAAGGCTTCCATTTCCGAAGCCAATCAAACCGAAGCACGGTATTATCTTCGTTTCAATACCTTGGACCAACCCGGGGTCTTGGCCGAAATCGCAAAAGACCTGGGAACCAACGGAGTATCCATCTCCTCGGTTCGCCAAAACGAGTCGGATTCCGAACCGGTCGAGGTTGTAGTCGTCACCCACCCTTGTGTGGAAGCCTCCATTTCAGCTTCCTTGGGAAGAATAGACGCTTTAGACGTTATTCTAGAGCCTTCCGTAGCGATTCGATTGGAAGACAAACTCTAA
- a CDS encoding LIC_10572 family protein, whose amino-acid sequence MANRRKPPRKSSGNKKQDSSHKHQGGNRGHQQKKRPDQGRPNRHQQQAVANKISETMKELPPKKPVGGNSSSTGAKVVGIIALALIAFFGYFIAREYLDKTPVYGKHGWDEEAGPSLDWEDAAKYCNSKRKRLPDKEELKTFSRRADSKLKQVGFYWSTSPEGDKGNYTTVNLSSGEFGSSPTAGKFAVICVK is encoded by the coding sequence ATGGCGAATCGTCGCAAGCCCCCTCGTAAATCCTCAGGGAATAAGAAACAAGATTCTTCTCATAAACACCAGGGAGGGAATCGGGGCCACCAGCAAAAGAAAAGACCTGACCAGGGTCGTCCGAATCGACACCAACAACAGGCGGTCGCCAATAAAATTTCCGAAACCATGAAAGAGCTGCCGCCCAAAAAGCCTGTCGGAGGAAATAGTTCCTCCACCGGAGCCAAGGTCGTAGGTATTATCGCATTGGCATTGATCGCATTTTTCGGATATTTTATCGCCCGAGAATACTTGGATAAGACTCCCGTTTATGGTAAGCATGGTTGGGATGAGGAAGCGGGTCCTTCCCTCGATTGGGAAGACGCCGCAAAATATTGTAATTCCAAAAGAAAGCGTCTTCCGGATAAGGAAGAGCTGAAAACCTTCTCTAGACGAGCCGATTCCAAACTAAAGCAGGTCGGTTTTTATTGGTCCACGAGTCCGGAAGGAGACAAAGGGAATTATACCACCGTCAATCTTAGCTCGGGAGAATTCGGATCCAGTCCCACCGCCGGTAAATTCGCCGTAATTTGCGTGAAATAA
- a CDS encoding HAMP domain-containing protein — MPVLTFASVSYLTGFILTGLCSLFLLIRKEKLETTAHLGWVFLYGSLLELSYLIGTSFFHPLAFLHRWVSLPAAFLLFAHLGSYFFLLKPQVSLRNGRIFLGAGYVLALSVLIFHVVGTIFSHPVYDFSGWTFDIISRPDEKVLAGVGIFYLFGILIFGAWRAFQAHRSDIKLLALGLWMPFVLLLGTTILFHSKEIAFPIDRAIALSFWNPVFLVALFLAWFVHLRASGEAFSLRFPFLLGIVLLLLLVFLGSSWLFLQPSLESFRNTVEERQKAEDLPIGSYTLSVQENGGFVLTTSGGLDSSPFAEAKRELILSFLWENPNLIAKEFPAYSKLGESLKGSEQYSENLIGFSKGLERLRKKVKNLPEKNLRENILDSLITDESDPNLIHFLRVVSGTVRNSSAEGESLRALVVDQIRELVPEGEPRFRRIPGVFGEYYYSIIHKSPGKTQAREIGIPLGDYLKFQTGLLRKPLLAFLLCLILFGLCANGFLSFFLLRPLERLYSGLELVTEGDLNRELHPEAWDEIGSLADQFNRMIESIRSGGESESWENSVDPEDRKSSFSFKEILSRINSSDSTLELKSIVSELRNLPNSNPQRSKLIVKAALKAKDYESAYSAAEELRSSGSVADPELLFVLSYCAKKKGDAITAIRLAEELRKILPRHSQNRLHLAEMYYHSGRFAEAQDMAVEIRMEEGASPAVSKLLNAIEKKNA; from the coding sequence ATGCCTGTCTTAACTTTCGCTAGCGTTAGCTACTTAACCGGATTCATTCTCACCGGTCTTTGCTCTCTCTTTCTATTGATCCGAAAGGAAAAATTGGAAACGACAGCTCATTTGGGTTGGGTCTTTCTTTACGGATCCTTGTTAGAGCTTTCCTATTTAATAGGAACTTCCTTTTTTCATCCTCTGGCGTTTTTACACAGATGGGTTTCCCTTCCCGCGGCCTTTCTGCTCTTCGCGCATTTGGGATCCTATTTTTTTCTACTGAAACCTCAAGTATCCTTAAGAAACGGAAGGATCTTTTTGGGAGCGGGATACGTCTTGGCTCTCAGCGTTTTGATCTTTCATGTCGTAGGGACGATTTTCTCCCATCCGGTATACGATTTTTCGGGATGGACCTTCGACATCATTTCGCGACCGGACGAAAAGGTCTTGGCCGGAGTCGGAATATTTTATCTTTTTGGAATATTGATCTTCGGAGCTTGGAGAGCGTTCCAGGCGCATAGATCCGATATAAAACTATTGGCTTTAGGACTTTGGATGCCTTTCGTTTTATTGTTGGGAACCACGATATTATTTCATTCCAAAGAGATCGCGTTTCCTATCGATCGTGCAATCGCTCTTTCTTTTTGGAATCCCGTTTTTCTAGTCGCACTTTTTCTGGCCTGGTTCGTACATCTACGCGCTTCGGGAGAAGCTTTCAGTCTGAGATTTCCTTTTTTACTCGGAATCGTTTTGCTTTTGCTCTTGGTGTTCTTAGGAAGCAGTTGGTTGTTCCTACAACCGAGTTTGGAATCGTTTAGAAATACCGTGGAAGAAAGACAGAAGGCGGAAGATCTACCGATAGGTTCTTATACTCTTTCCGTTCAGGAAAACGGCGGTTTCGTTCTGACCACCTCGGGAGGATTGGATTCTTCTCCTTTTGCAGAAGCAAAGAGAGAATTGATTCTCTCCTTTCTCTGGGAAAATCCGAATCTGATCGCAAAGGAATTCCCCGCTTATTCTAAGCTCGGCGAGTCCTTGAAGGGCTCGGAACAATATTCCGAAAATTTGATCGGCTTTTCGAAAGGACTGGAAAGACTTAGGAAGAAGGTTAAAAATCTTCCCGAAAAGAATCTAAGGGAAAATATACTCGATTCTCTCATTACGGATGAGAGCGACCCGAATTTGATTCATTTTTTGAGAGTGGTTTCCGGAACTGTCCGGAATTCCTCGGCCGAAGGAGAATCTCTACGCGCTTTAGTAGTCGATCAGATAAGAGAGTTGGTTCCGGAGGGAGAACCTAGATTTCGCAGAATTCCTGGGGTCTTCGGAGAATATTATTATTCCATTATACATAAATCGCCCGGAAAAACCCAGGCAAGGGAAATCGGAATTCCTTTGGGCGATTATCTAAAATTCCAAACCGGCCTTCTTCGCAAGCCTCTTTTGGCCTTCCTGCTCTGTTTGATTCTCTTCGGACTCTGTGCGAACGGATTTCTTTCCTTCTTTTTGCTTCGCCCTTTGGAAAGATTGTATTCCGGATTGGAATTGGTAACGGAAGGAGATTTAAACCGGGAGTTGCATCCGGAAGCTTGGGATGAGATCGGAAGTCTCGCGGACCAATTCAATAGAATGATCGAATCCATTCGTTCCGGCGGAGAATCGGAATCTTGGGAAAATTCGGTCGATCCCGAGGATAGAAAATCGTCCTTTTCGTTTAAGGAGATTCTCTCTCGAATCAATTCTTCCGATTCTACTCTAGAATTGAAATCGATCGTTTCGGAACTACGCAATCTACCTAATTCGAATCCGCAGAGATCCAAATTGATCGTTAAGGCGGCATTGAAAGCTAAGGATTACGAATCCGCATATTCCGCTGCGGAAGAGCTACGTTCTTCCGGTTCCGTCGCCGATCCCGAGTTGCTATTCGTTCTTTCTTACTGCGCCAAGAAAAAGGGAGACGCTATTACCGCGATTCGCTTAGCGGAGGAACTACGGAAAATTCTTCCCAGACATTCCCAGAATCGTTTGCATCTTGCCGAAATGTATTATCATTCCGGAAGATTTGCGGAAGCGCAGGATATGGCCGTGGAAATCAGGATGGAAGAAGGCGCTTCTCCTGCGGTATCTAAGCTTCTGAATGCGATAGAAAAAAAGAACGCTTAA